In Flavobacterium cerinum, one genomic interval encodes:
- a CDS encoding CsgG/HfaB family protein, whose amino-acid sequence MKRAKLLSLLLALTLSGCGAYFNQPTGVQKAAIGEPTPSTSALKSLPPPKEPVVIGVYKFRDQTGQYKPTETGSTFSTAVTQGATSILIKALEDSKWFTPIERENLANLMNERNIIRSTRQEYNKDQKAPEMQLAPLLYAGVLLEGGVISYDSNIITGGYGARYFGAGGSTRYKQDRITIYLRLVSTSNGKILKTVYVSKTILSQSVDASLFRYVDFKRLLEVETGFTKNEPIQMAITEAIEKAVEGLIIEGIRDNIWEAKAPIAKLTELINNYDNEKQEADASLLYGRHFSERRARFGVELGGGATLMNGDYPNAELKPMIRGGLKYFFWPNFNLSATLNPSWFGNKDYLDVGYLTGDVNLELLILPYDRFTPYIFGGGGMGINSAYKNLHTKIQFGLGVEYLLTDNFGLKLYAENNITFSDKVDYLVMGKRDDYYWRFGAGITYYFPKQKYPNKAIKKHVEANQKTTGYTNGFPEN is encoded by the coding sequence ATGAAACGAGCAAAATTACTTTCGTTATTGCTGGCACTTACGTTATCGGGATGTGGCGCTTATTTTAATCAACCTACGGGTGTGCAAAAAGCGGCAATCGGAGAACCGACCCCGTCTACCAGTGCGCTAAAATCACTACCTCCTCCTAAGGAGCCGGTTGTGATCGGTGTCTATAAATTCAGGGACCAAACAGGGCAATATAAGCCTACTGAAACGGGAAGTACATTCAGTACCGCCGTTACTCAGGGTGCGACCTCCATCTTGATAAAAGCATTGGAAGATTCCAAATGGTTTACCCCGATCGAAAGGGAAAATCTGGCGAATCTGATGAATGAACGCAATATCATTCGCTCCACCAGACAAGAATACAACAAAGATCAAAAAGCGCCCGAAATGCAGCTGGCTCCGTTATTATATGCCGGTGTATTACTCGAAGGCGGTGTGATTTCCTATGACTCTAATATTATTACAGGCGGATATGGTGCCCGCTATTTCGGCGCCGGCGGATCGACACGTTACAAACAGGATCGGATCACAATTTACCTGCGATTGGTATCGACCTCAAACGGTAAAATTCTTAAAACGGTCTATGTGTCGAAAACAATTTTATCGCAATCGGTCGACGCTAGTTTGTTCCGTTATGTGGATTTTAAACGCTTGCTGGAAGTTGAAACCGGATTTACTAAAAATGAACCGATCCAGATGGCTATTACCGAAGCTATTGAAAAAGCGGTGGAAGGACTTATTATAGAAGGAATCCGGGACAATATATGGGAAGCTAAAGCACCGATTGCTAAATTGACAGAACTGATCAATAATTATGATAATGAAAAACAGGAAGCGGATGCATCGTTGTTATACGGTCGCCATTTTAGCGAACGTCGGGCCAGATTCGGTGTCGAATTAGGCGGTGGAGCTACATTGATGAACGGAGATTATCCGAATGCGGAATTAAAACCGATGATTCGCGGCGGATTAAAATATTTTTTCTGGCCGAATTTTAACCTTTCGGCTACATTGAACCCTTCGTGGTTTGGAAATAAAGATTACCTCGACGTAGGTTATCTCACCGGAGATGTAAATCTTGAATTGTTGATATTGCCCTACGACCGTTTTACGCCTTATATATTCGGAGGCGGTGGAATGGGAATCAATAGTGCCTATAAAAATTTGCATACAAAAATACAGTTTGGATTGGGTGTAGAATATTTACTCACAGACAATTTCGGACTCAAACTCTATGCAGAAAATAATATTACGTTTTCAGATAAGGTCGATTATCTGGTAATGGGAAAGAGAGATGATTATTATTGGCGTTTTGGAGCCGGGATTACCTATTATTTTCCAAAACAAAAGTATCCCAATAAAGCAATAAAAAAACATGTAGAAGCGAATCAAAAAACTACAGGTTATACCAACGGCTTTCCGGAAAATTAA
- a CDS encoding Crp/Fnr family transcriptional regulator, with protein sequence MKAEQIVQSIHPLPEKALQKIMDHLSEVSYPKGYHLIESNKIENDVYFIKKGMARAFCYANENEVTFWFGREGGVILSFNSYIFGKPGYETIELLENAELYHIKASELKALYEQDIDIANWGRKLSEYELVKTEERLISRQFKSALERYEELIKGDPELLNRVSLGHIASYLGVTQVTLSRIRAEIR encoded by the coding sequence ATGAAAGCCGAGCAAATCGTACAATCCATTCATCCGTTACCGGAAAAGGCTTTGCAAAAAATAATGGATCATCTTTCGGAAGTAAGTTATCCGAAAGGGTATCACCTGATTGAAAGTAATAAGATCGAAAACGATGTTTATTTTATCAAAAAAGGAATGGCACGGGCGTTTTGTTACGCCAATGAAAATGAGGTTACGTTCTGGTTTGGTCGGGAAGGCGGTGTTATTTTATCGTTCAACAGCTATATTTTCGGGAAACCGGGCTATGAAACAATTGAATTACTGGAAAATGCCGAATTGTATCATATCAAAGCATCGGAATTAAAAGCGTTGTACGAACAGGATATTGATATTGCCAATTGGGGAAGAAAACTCAGTGAATATGAACTGGTAAAAACCGAAGAACGATTGATATCCCGACAGTTTAAATCGGCACTGGAACGATATGAAGAACTGATAAAAGGTGATCCTGAACTATTAAACCGGGTATCATTAGGGCATATAGCCTCTTATTTGGGCGTAACACAGGTAACCTTAAGTCGGATACGGGCTGAAATCCGATAG
- a CDS encoding AIR synthase related protein — MSSDTSKRYSLRGVSAAKEDVHNAIKNIDKGLFPKAFCKIVPDYLTNDNEYCLIMHADGAGTKSSLAYLYWKETGDMSVWKGIAQDALIMNIDDLLCVGAVDNIMLSSTIGRNKNLIPGEVISAIINGTEELIEELKSFGVTIRSTGGETADVGDLVRTLIVDSTVTARMKRADVIDNANIKAGDVIVGLASFGQAKYEKEYNGGMGSNGLTSARHDVFHKYLAEKYPESFDASVPEELVYSGNVKLTDAVENAPIDAGKLVLSPTRTYAPVIKKILEKYNADTIHGMVHCSGGAQTKILHFVENLHIIKDNLFPVPPLFKLIQEQSKTDWKEMYQVFNCGHRMELYVPAEIAADIIAISQSFDIDARIVGRVEAAATKKLTITSEYGQFEY, encoded by the coding sequence ATGAGTTCTGATACGAGTAAACGATACAGTTTAAGAGGCGTTTCTGCCGCTAAAGAAGATGTGCATAATGCCATTAAAAACATTGATAAGGGACTTTTCCCGAAAGCTTTCTGCAAAATAGTACCGGATTACCTGACCAACGATAACGAATACTGCCTGATTATGCATGCAGATGGTGCCGGAACTAAATCCTCTTTGGCTTATTTATACTGGAAAGAAACCGGTGATATGTCCGTTTGGAAAGGAATTGCACAAGATGCGCTAATTATGAATATCGACGATTTATTATGTGTCGGAGCGGTAGATAATATTATGCTGTCATCTACAATCGGAAGAAATAAAAATTTAATTCCGGGTGAAGTTATTTCAGCAATTATCAACGGAACGGAAGAATTGATCGAAGAACTGAAATCATTTGGGGTAACTATCCGTTCTACCGGAGGCGAAACAGCCGATGTGGGCGATTTGGTGCGAACACTTATAGTTGATTCTACAGTAACGGCACGGATGAAACGCGCTGATGTAATTGATAATGCTAATATTAAAGCCGGCGATGTAATTGTAGGTTTAGCGTCATTCGGTCAGGCGAAATACGAAAAAGAATATAACGGAGGAATGGGAAGTAACGGGCTAACATCGGCTCGCCATGACGTATTCCATAAATATCTGGCTGAAAAGTATCCGGAAAGTTTTGATGCTTCTGTACCGGAAGAATTAGTGTATTCCGGAAATGTAAAGCTAACAGATGCCGTAGAAAATGCACCGATTGATGCCGGAAAACTAGTGTTGTCGCCAACGCGTACGTATGCACCGGTGATCAAAAAGATATTGGAGAAATACAACGCTGATACGATCCACGGAATGGTACATTGCAGCGGAGGAGCGCAAACAAAAATATTACACTTTGTAGAAAACCTACATATCATAAAAGATAATCTGTTCCCGGTACCGCCTTTATTTAAGTTGATCCAGGAACAATCTAAAACCGATTGGAAAGAAATGTATCAGGTTTTCAATTGCGGTCATCGTATGGAATTGTATGTGCCGGCTGAAATAGCAGCGGATATCATCGCAATTTCCCAATCATTTGACATCGATGCGAGAATCGTCGGAAGAGTAGAAGCAGCAGCTACCAAAAAGCTGACAATAACCAGCGAATACGGACAATTCGAATATTAA
- the ruvX gene encoding Holliday junction resolvase RuvX: protein MPRIIAIDYGQKRTGIAVTDELQIIASGLTAIPSEEVIPFLKDYFAKEEVIKVLIGEPLQMNGQPSESTPVIEAFVTRFKTAFPDMKMERVDERFTSKMAFQTMIDSGLKKKQRQNKALIDEISATIMLRDYLSRKMI, encoded by the coding sequence ATGCCTAGAATAATAGCGATCGATTACGGACAAAAGAGAACCGGAATTGCGGTTACGGATGAATTACAGATTATTGCTTCCGGACTGACAGCGATTCCGTCTGAAGAAGTAATACCGTTTCTGAAAGATTATTTTGCCAAAGAAGAGGTCATAAAAGTATTGATAGGAGAACCCTTGCAGATGAACGGTCAGCCTTCGGAAAGTACACCGGTGATTGAAGCTTTTGTGACTCGTTTTAAAACAGCTTTCCCGGACATGAAAATGGAACGCGTAGACGAACGTTTTACATCAAAAATGGCTTTTCAAACCATGATCGATAGCGGATTGAAAAAGAAACAACGACAAAATAAAGCGTTAATTGATGAGATTTCCGCAACAATAATGCTTAGGGATTATCTATCCCGAAAAATGATTTAG
- a CDS encoding class I SAM-dependent methyltransferase translates to MELTLYSIADLVVLKKEEMKDNFSKIASAYAVFRPGYPQEIIDYIMSLAPRKGSALDIATGNGQLAQKLAPFFDQVYATDISEQQIKNAVKKDNINYSVQPAEKTTFSDKQFDLIAVAQAVHWFDFNTFNKEIYRILKDDGIFVILGYSLLKTNPATDAVIKKLYKEILGDYWDKERQYIDAYYKTIPFPYDEITTKAFDSHYQWDYEQLLGYLGTWSAVQHYKKQKKTNPLDLIEKELRTSWEESNKKVTFPLLLRIGKLQKTL, encoded by the coding sequence TTGGAACTAACTTTGTATAGTATTGCCGATCTGGTAGTACTAAAAAAAGAAGAGATGAAAGACAATTTTTCGAAAATAGCGTCAGCTTATGCCGTTTTCAGACCCGGTTATCCGCAAGAAATCATCGATTATATTATGTCGTTAGCCCCCCGTAAAGGATCGGCTCTCGATATTGCTACAGGAAACGGGCAACTGGCTCAAAAACTGGCTCCCTTTTTTGATCAGGTATATGCTACGGATATCAGTGAACAGCAAATTAAGAATGCTGTAAAAAAAGATAATATTAACTACAGTGTACAGCCGGCTGAAAAAACGACTTTTAGCGATAAACAGTTTGACCTGATCGCGGTAGCACAGGCGGTACACTGGTTTGATTTTAATACATTTAATAAAGAAATATACCGAATACTGAAAGACGACGGTATTTTCGTGATATTGGGATATAGTCTGTTAAAAACCAATCCGGCGACAGATGCTGTTATCAAAAAGTTATATAAAGAAATTTTAGGAGACTACTGGGACAAGGAAAGACAATATATTGATGCTTATTACAAGACAATTCCTTTTCCGTATGATGAAATCACAACCAAAGCGTTTGACAGTCATTATCAATGGGACTACGAACAGTTATTGGGCTATCTGGGAACCTGGTCGGCTGTGCAACATTATAAAAAACAGAAAAAAACGAATCCGTTGGACCTGATTGAAAAGGAGCTGAGAACATCTTGGGAAGAAAGCAATAAAAAAGTAACATTTCCATTACTTTTGCGGATAGGAAAATTACAAAAAACACTTTAA
- a CDS encoding malate:quinone oxidoreductase: MTTTIQKTEADVVLIGAGIMSATLGLLLKELQPNLKIEIFERLDVAAAESSDAWNNAGTGHSAFCELNYTPELEDGSVETKKAVKIVESFEVSRQFWAYLVENNLLDKPESFIRSVPHMSFVWGEKNVKYLRNRFEQLQKYHLFKGMEYTEDPNRIREWAPLIMEGRKGAKKLAATSMKIGTDVNFGALTRSIFNHLQKLDGVKMHFNHEVKDLKKYEDGTWKVKVKDVADGQKKRVKAKFVFIGAGGGSLLLLEKANIPEGNGFGGFPVSGQWLKCVNEEIIEKHQAKVYGKASVGAPPMSVPHIDTRVIDGQKALLFGPYAGFSTKFLKNGSYFDLAQSIKLNNIKPMLSAGIKNIPLTKYLIDQVFQSSEDRLKALKEYLPDAKKEDWVLENAGQRVQVIKKDKEGRGVLEFGTEVVNAADGSLAVLLGASPGASTTVSIMLDLLGRCFPEQLATTEWQSKLKEMIPSYGLSLNDNPELADKLRAHTAEVLKLEHF; the protein is encoded by the coding sequence ATGACTACTACAATACAAAAAACTGAGGCCGATGTGGTCTTAATTGGAGCAGGAATAATGAGCGCAACATTAGGACTACTACTAAAAGAACTACAACCCAACTTAAAAATTGAAATCTTTGAACGTTTAGATGTTGCTGCTGCCGAAAGTTCGGATGCTTGGAATAATGCCGGTACAGGACACTCAGCGTTTTGTGAATTGAACTACACGCCGGAACTGGAAGACGGTTCCGTTGAAACGAAAAAAGCGGTAAAAATCGTTGAATCATTTGAAGTTTCCAGACAATTTTGGGCCTATCTGGTTGAAAACAACTTATTGGATAAGCCGGAGAGTTTTATCAGAAGCGTACCCCATATGAGTTTTGTTTGGGGCGAGAAAAATGTAAAATACCTTAGAAACCGTTTCGAACAACTACAAAAATACCACCTTTTTAAAGGGATGGAATATACAGAAGATCCGAACCGGATCCGGGAATGGGCGCCATTAATTATGGAAGGCCGTAAAGGAGCTAAAAAACTGGCGGCAACTTCTATGAAAATCGGTACCGATGTTAACTTCGGCGCATTAACACGTAGCATTTTTAATCACCTTCAAAAATTAGATGGCGTAAAAATGCACTTTAATCATGAAGTTAAAGATCTTAAAAAATACGAAGACGGTACCTGGAAAGTGAAAGTTAAAGATGTAGCTGACGGCCAAAAGAAACGGGTAAAAGCGAAGTTTGTTTTTATCGGTGCCGGAGGCGGATCGTTATTACTATTAGAAAAAGCAAATATTCCGGAAGGAAACGGATTCGGAGGTTTCCCGGTTAGCGGACAATGGTTAAAATGTGTAAACGAAGAAATCATTGAAAAACACCAGGCTAAAGTATACGGAAAAGCATCTGTAGGCGCACCGCCAATGTCGGTTCCGCATATCGATACCCGTGTAATCGACGGTCAGAAAGCTTTGTTGTTCGGACCTTATGCCGGATTTTCAACAAAATTCCTGAAAAACGGATCTTATTTTGATTTGGCACAGTCGATCAAATTAAACAATATAAAACCGATGCTTTCAGCGGGTATTAAAAACATTCCGTTGACTAAATATTTGATTGATCAGGTATTCCAGTCGTCTGAAGACCGATTAAAAGCATTAAAAGAATATTTACCGGATGCGAAAAAAGAAGATTGGGTATTGGAAAATGCCGGTCAACGTGTTCAGGTAATTAAAAAAGATAAAGAAGGAAGAGGCGTACTCGAATTTGGTACTGAGGTAGTAAATGCTGCCGATGGTTCGTTAGCGGTATTGCTTGGGGCTTCTCCGGGAGCGTCAACTACAGTATCTATTATGTTGGATTTGTTAGGACGTTGTTTTCCGGAACAATTGGCAACTACAGAATGGCAGTCTAAATTAAAAGAAATGATTCCGTCTTATGGTTTGTCTTTAAATGATAATCCGGAATTGGCAGATAAGCTAAGAGCGCACACAGCGGAAGTATTAAAGCTGGAGCATTTTTAA
- a CDS encoding curli production assembly/transport component CsgF, with product MKTIVFLVVSILLGGYAQAQDLVYKPINPAFGGDTFNYQWLLSSADSQNKFKEPTSDLYKPQTELERFKENLNNQLLNYISRSLFQQQYGDGTTTGGTGTGTGTGGGLQQGTFVFGSLSVEVYPSNVGVVVNILDITTGEETQVIIPGN from the coding sequence ATGAAAACAATCGTTTTTTTAGTGGTAAGTATACTTTTAGGAGGATATGCGCAGGCACAGGATTTGGTTTATAAACCAATAAATCCGGCCTTTGGAGGAGATACATTTAATTACCAGTGGTTGCTTAGTTCTGCCGATTCGCAGAATAAGTTTAAAGAACCGACAAGCGATTTGTATAAGCCGCAAACAGAATTGGAACGATTCAAAGAAAATTTAAATAACCAGTTGTTAAACTATATATCAAGATCACTATTTCAACAACAATACGGTGACGGCACCACAACAGGAGGAACCGGTACGGGTACCGGAACCGGTGGCGGACTACAACAGGGTACTTTCGTTTTCGGAAGCCTCTCTGTCGAAGTTTATCCGTCAAACGTTGGCGTGGTGGTCAATATACTTGATATTACAACCGGTGAAGAAACTCAAGTAATCATTCCAGGGAATTAA
- a CDS encoding DMT family transporter: MNWILIIIAGLFEVGFASCLGKAKETTGNESVMWYSGFFICLTISMLLLIKATQTLPIGTAYAVWTGIGAVGTVLVGIIIFKEPADFWRMFFIVTLIASIIGLKYVSH, encoded by the coding sequence ATGAACTGGATTTTAATCATTATTGCCGGACTATTCGAAGTAGGATTCGCTTCTTGTCTCGGAAAAGCCAAAGAAACAACCGGAAATGAATCTGTTATGTGGTATTCCGGATTTTTTATCTGTTTAACCATTAGTATGCTGTTGTTGATCAAAGCAACGCAAACCCTGCCTATCGGAACGGCTTATGCGGTTTGGACCGGAATCGGAGCGGTAGGAACGGTATTAGTTGGTATTATCATCTTTAAAGAACCGGCCGATTTTTGGCGTATGTTCTTTATTGTTACCTTGATTGCTTCGATCATCGGACTGAAATACGTATCCCATTAA
- a CDS encoding carboxypeptidase regulatory-like domain-containing protein, which yields MKIIIKIGLILMLFSIAWSCSKEDFIEKGQGTVKGRVVEAETFTPIANARVSSSPNTSTVFTDSLGYYVVTQVNEGDYSFEARKDGYIAKFEGVHVNTGGTTEMVFELVKQEGTNLPPTVPVLTTPTDNAMDQSLEVTLKWTCSDPEEDPITYKVTLRNDTSNNVVTYDNITETSFTLTNLNYSTKYYWQVTANDGVNTDVNSLTSSFRTLMFPNARYLFVRKSGDNNVIFTADDAGNQLQITSDATNSFRPRKNVQANKIAFIRTTGGQGHIYTMRPDGSSEFKVTSNVPVAGFNLDYYNYCWRANGSQLIYSNFDKLYRINADGSGLQQLYQTPNGKFISECDWSYDGSLIALKVNDLSGYSVEIYVIDMSGNVVANVLSGVNGAAGGLHLSVNNTKLVFTRDVSGYQSSDYRQLDNRIFMYDFTTNAITEVPVQRPAGYNDLDVRFSPNEAELIFVSTSNDGVSPRTITKYTMGTSNSRTSLFSNGMMPDWK from the coding sequence ATGAAAATAATAATCAAAATAGGACTCATACTGATGCTTTTTAGCATAGCCTGGTCCTGCAGTAAAGAAGATTTTATTGAAAAAGGACAAGGTACGGTTAAAGGTCGTGTGGTAGAAGCGGAAACGTTTACACCGATTGCGAATGCCAGAGTGTCCTCAAGTCCGAATACCAGCACGGTATTTACCGATTCATTGGGCTATTATGTCGTAACGCAGGTCAATGAAGGTGACTATTCTTTTGAAGCCCGTAAAGATGGGTATATTGCAAAATTCGAAGGTGTTCATGTAAATACCGGTGGAACTACGGAAATGGTTTTTGAGTTGGTTAAACAGGAGGGAACAAATTTGCCGCCAACGGTACCTGTATTGACTACACCAACGGATAATGCAATGGATCAATCGTTGGAAGTGACTTTGAAATGGACATGTAGTGACCCGGAAGAGGATCCGATAACCTATAAAGTTACCTTGCGTAATGATACCAGTAATAATGTGGTAACGTATGATAATATTACCGAAACGAGTTTTACGTTGACGAATCTGAATTACAGTACGAAATACTATTGGCAGGTTACAGCTAATGACGGAGTTAATACCGATGTGAATAGTCTGACCAGTTCGTTTCGAACGCTTATGTTTCCGAATGCCCGATATCTGTTTGTACGGAAATCCGGAGATAATAATGTGATTTTTACGGCCGATGATGCGGGTAATCAATTGCAAATTACTTCAGATGCTACTAATAGTTTCCGACCGCGTAAAAATGTACAGGCTAATAAAATTGCCTTTATCCGAACAACAGGCGGACAAGGACATATTTATACCATGCGTCCGGACGGATCGAGTGAATTTAAAGTAACGAGTAATGTGCCGGTTGCCGGATTTAATCTGGATTATTATAACTATTGCTGGCGCGCCAACGGAAGTCAGTTGATTTATTCCAATTTTGATAAACTATACCGGATTAATGCAGATGGTAGTGGTTTACAGCAGTTGTATCAAACGCCAAACGGAAAATTTATATCAGAATGTGACTGGAGTTATGACGGCAGTCTGATCGCACTAAAAGTAAACGATCTGAGCGGATATAGTGTCGAAATCTATGTAATTGATATGTCCGGCAATGTAGTTGCAAATGTCTTATCCGGAGTTAATGGCGCCGCCGGCGGATTGCATTTGTCGGTCAATAATACAAAATTGGTATTCACCCGGGATGTATCAGGTTACCAAAGCAGTGATTATCGTCAGTTGGATAACCGAATCTTTATGTACGATTTTACAACGAATGCCATAACTGAAGTACCGGTACAACGTCCGGCCGGTTATAACGATCTGGATGTGCGGTTTTCGCCGAATGAAGCCGAGCTGATCTTTGTCAGCACTTCTAACGACGGAGTTTCGCCGAGAACAATAACAAAATATACTATGGGAACATCCAATTCCAGAACATCCTTGTTTAGCAACGGTATGATGCCGGATTGGAAATAA
- a CDS encoding OmpA family protein: MKTFLALLIFLMTAGSLSAQESFVVYFESNKHDLTQKERLRLDDWIKQNTTSKIVAINGYTDEDGTTKYNDTLAQKRVAFIFTTVKDKVKTREDFRTRSFGESHKQSKVKAENRKVTIHYIEAKDLARENEILGIKPVTEIKRIELPLDASLGLRVQHAKVGDKLKLDNVNFYENTFAVLPESRPKMFELLEIMKNNPKLKIQIQGHICCMPNDRADLSTKRAKAIRLFLEANGIDKSRATFKGFGSTQPIYSLPEKNEEERAANRRVEIEIVEN; this comes from the coding sequence ATGAAAACGTTTTTAGCCCTATTGATCTTTCTGATGACGGCAGGTAGTTTGTCGGCACAGGAATCATTTGTCGTATATTTTGAAAGTAATAAACACGATCTGACCCAAAAAGAAAGGCTCCGGCTGGATGATTGGATAAAGCAAAATACGACATCAAAAATAGTCGCAATTAACGGATATACGGATGAAGACGGAACGACAAAGTATAATGATACGTTAGCTCAAAAGCGGGTGGCCTTTATTTTTACTACTGTAAAAGATAAAGTAAAAACCAGAGAAGATTTCAGAACCCGTAGCTTCGGCGAAAGTCACAAACAATCGAAGGTTAAAGCCGAAAACCGAAAAGTAACGATTCATTATATTGAAGCTAAAGATCTGGCGCGGGAAAATGAAATCTTAGGAATTAAACCGGTTACAGAAATCAAAAGGATAGAATTACCGTTAGATGCTTCACTTGGATTGCGGGTACAACATGCAAAAGTGGGAGATAAGCTAAAACTGGATAATGTTAATTTTTACGAAAATACCTTTGCCGTTTTACCGGAATCCCGACCGAAAATGTTTGAATTACTCGAAATAATGAAAAACAATCCGAAGTTGAAAATCCAGATTCAGGGCCATATTTGTTGTATGCCAAACGACAGAGCGGATTTGTCAACCAAAAGAGCAAAAGCAATTCGTTTGTTTCTTGAAGCAAACGGAATAGATAAAAGCAGAGCCACTTTTAAAGGATTCGGCAGTACGCAGCCTATTTATTCGTTACCGGAAAAGAACGAAGAAGAAAGAGCGGCCAACAGAAGAGTAGAAATCGAAATTGTGGAAAATTAA